A stretch of the Pedobacter sp. MC2016-14 genome encodes the following:
- a CDS encoding RNA polymerase sigma factor, producing MIKNSNFENEEALLSRFSAGDEKALNLIFNSLYNRLCLFTDQFIHESDVAEELAVDAFHKLWERRCDFSTMQTLKSFLYVCARNSALNYKDKEQRRSKKLFSFLSEEDIVEDPIVTNIIYAEIWDEIQQEINALPAQCAKIIKLLYEMDLSPDEVAAQLNISRNTVYSQKFRGLAILKKKLSSIHFALFLSILFH from the coding sequence ATGATCAAAAACTCAAACTTCGAAAATGAGGAGGCGCTCCTGAGCCGTTTTAGTGCCGGGGACGAGAAGGCGTTAAATCTAATATTTAATTCTTTATACAATCGACTTTGTTTGTTTACAGATCAGTTTATACATGAAAGTGACGTTGCAGAGGAGCTTGCCGTTGATGCTTTTCACAAACTTTGGGAACGCAGATGTGACTTTTCAACGATGCAGACGTTGAAGTCCTTTTTATATGTCTGCGCCCGCAACTCGGCATTAAATTACAAAGATAAAGAGCAACGAAGATCTAAAAAATTGTTCTCTTTCTTGAGTGAGGAGGATATAGTTGAGGATCCAATCGTCACAAACATTATCTACGCGGAAATTTGGGATGAAATTCAGCAAGAAATCAATGCATTGCCGGCGCAGTGTGCTAAAATCATCAAATTGCTTTACGAAATGGATTTATCACCAGACGAAGTAGCTGCACAATTAAACATCAGTAGAAATACGGTATACAGTCAAAAATTTAGAGGACTGGCCATTCTGAAGAAAAAATTGTCTTCGATCCATTTTGCGTTATTCTTATCGATATTATTTCACTAA
- a CDS encoding FecR family protein has translation MNQNNIERALRISSLVKRYLNETLSEQERQELDQWFMQHPQERKDVQNLLQQKLRDYSPDASKKYGLEQSYAQLISRISDKELRTSKPPTSFRTFYQFAAAAAVVIIVSIGMLLFRRQNYTYLEANSGATKFQTARAKGVELTLTNGKKFNLEIQNAGVIASEQQAVITKQKGNVLSYQSTQAPQEENSNALNTLTIPRGKQYQIVLPDGSKVWLNAQSTLSFPNNFNKNERLVSLVGEGYFEVNHFSAWPFRVKTQHQQVEVLGTVFNISAYNDDSQGVTTLVTGSVKVSDQKKSQLLKPGQLAVKVNSAVGFSIEEADIAEATDWKNGKLVFKDEKIESLTQTLSRTFDVDFDIDERIKGQHFSGNFSIKNGLNNVLRNLEQTGAIYFKVNGRRISVMP, from the coding sequence ATGAACCAAAATAACATTGAACGGGCCCTGCGAATAAGTTCGCTGGTTAAAAGATATTTAAATGAAACGCTGAGCGAACAAGAACGTCAAGAACTTGATCAATGGTTTATGCAGCACCCTCAAGAACGAAAAGATGTGCAGAATTTGCTGCAACAAAAGCTGAGGGATTACTCCCCCGATGCTTCGAAAAAGTACGGATTGGAGCAATCTTATGCGCAATTGATTTCGAGGATCAGTGACAAAGAGTTGCGAACTTCCAAGCCTCCCACCAGCTTTAGAACTTTTTATCAATTTGCTGCTGCTGCCGCAGTGGTTATAATTGTATCCATTGGAATGCTTCTATTTAGACGGCAGAACTATACATATTTAGAGGCTAATAGTGGCGCCACCAAATTTCAGACGGCTAGAGCAAAAGGTGTGGAGCTTACCCTTACAAATGGTAAAAAGTTTAATTTGGAGATTCAAAATGCGGGTGTAATCGCATCGGAGCAACAGGCAGTCATCACCAAGCAAAAAGGGAATGTACTTAGTTACCAATCAACACAAGCACCGCAGGAGGAAAACTCAAACGCTTTAAATACGCTTACCATACCTCGTGGAAAGCAATATCAGATCGTGCTTCCCGATGGTAGCAAAGTCTGGCTCAATGCGCAAAGTACCTTGTCTTTTCCTAATAACTTCAATAAAAATGAGCGTCTGGTGTCGTTGGTAGGTGAGGGGTATTTTGAAGTTAATCACTTTTCGGCATGGCCATTCCGGGTTAAAACACAGCACCAACAGGTCGAAGTTCTTGGTACTGTATTTAATATAAGTGCATATAATGATGATAGTCAAGGTGTTACTACTTTAGTTACAGGATCTGTTAAGGTGTCTGACCAAAAAAAATCGCAATTGCTCAAGCCAGGTCAATTGGCTGTCAAAGTGAATAGTGCAGTTGGTTTTAGCATAGAAGAAGCGGATATCGCAGAAGCCACAGACTGGAAAAATGGCAAGCTTGTATTCAAGGACGAGAAAATTGAAAGTTTAACACAAACACTTTCGAGAACATTTGACGTTGACTTTGATATCGATGAGCGTATTAAAGGACAACATTTTAGCGGAAACTTTTCCATTAAAAACGGACTGAATAATGTACTTCGCAACCTCGAACAGACTGGGGCAATCTATTTTAAAGTTAATGGAAGGAGGATCAGCGTTATGCCATAA
- a CDS encoding TonB-dependent receptor has protein sequence MKTTFILIIAFVLNANAKSVGQTITLKANDITLKEVFSKINNATGYQFIYHLETINTVQRVTAELKNMPLSEALDQILQPRGLKYAVNENEKSIVVSKSRLSSSQGLVPIKGKVVDESNKPLPGITIRIKGAGLGAITAADGSFTIEVPDKNAILVVSAIGFETREISASGTTPLLIVLKTTTSKLDDVVVVGYGTQKKSDLTGSITGMKEKEIAQAKSVSFMEAMQGRLAGVQVTSSSGEPGSAVNVTIRGTNSFNSGTQPLYVIDGVQIDVNNGEAAASGIGSTALTNPLSGINPSDIASIEVLKDASATAIFGSRGANGVIVISTKTGKNNTSSLEVNTYGGLAYNPRHIQMLGAQEYANFRLENGTADANYAIDLNNDQIFDVVKDMSNVPSQDWQKQALRTAAIQSYNVSYSGGNAKTNFLVSPSYLNQQGLILNNKYQRYGLLMKINHNATNRLKLGANVNLSHAIGSGVASNGGNEVRNYNGLIQNILLTRPVNAPDPTQLSLDPDGGAFSNPVDFAKLSFKTSPLSRILTDVNANYKIINGLNLDVRAGAVMTFSKNGEFYPTTVSWGFPTNGLALLNTSNSTNWYQTSTLTYNKRFAKHHSITALLGFEVNSYQIESFRWQGQGFDVQNINPLDNISTAKVLPQPPSTDKQRYIRVSEFARLNYSFKNRYLLTATLRNDASSKLAENNKSSLFPSLGLAWRASEEDFMKNQSIVTELKIRGSFGLTGNERIPPYQSLATLSPVYYSAANNTSTLGFAPGTIANPSLTWETTHSYDLGLDIGLWKDRISLTADVYLKQTKDLLLQADIPSQSGFMRQYQNLGQIDNKGLELALNTVNIKKENFSWSSNINMTLNRNKVVSLGSVGYIPVTVYGGAMSTVGRVIQGQPIGTGYGYVYDGIYQIRDFTIKNTAGTIIDPVTITNANLNSYTYSVNSGTPTMSSRAPRPGDIKFKDLNSDGKIDDNDKIVISNSNPKHYGGFSNNFTYKNLDLSVLFNWSYGNEVLNLGRSRLEGGQSPFGNLTETYWTNRWLVENPSNEYPRLSGQGKLDVSSYYTEDASFLRLRNVTLGYNLNNVSVLKKAGISGLRMYVTGVNLYTWTNYSGFDPEINSYSALLPGVDNISYPRERSFIFGLNIKF, from the coding sequence ATGAAAACAACCTTTATCCTAATTATAGCTTTTGTTTTAAATGCTAATGCGAAGAGCGTTGGGCAAACAATTACGCTTAAAGCAAACGATATCACTTTAAAAGAAGTGTTCTCAAAAATTAATAATGCTACGGGATACCAGTTTATTTATCATCTGGAGACCATCAACACTGTTCAGCGTGTAACTGCAGAATTGAAGAATATGCCATTAAGCGAAGCATTGGATCAAATATTGCAGCCCAGAGGCCTAAAGTATGCCGTTAATGAAAACGAGAAAAGCATCGTTGTTAGCAAGAGTCGACTATCCTCCAGTCAAGGACTTGTTCCCATCAAGGGTAAAGTGGTTGATGAATCCAATAAGCCTTTACCTGGTATTACCATTAGGATAAAAGGGGCAGGTTTGGGTGCCATCACTGCAGCAGACGGTAGCTTTACAATTGAGGTGCCAGACAAAAATGCAATTCTGGTTGTTAGTGCCATTGGTTTTGAAACCCGGGAAATATCAGCATCTGGAACTACACCGTTGCTGATTGTACTTAAAACGACTACGAGTAAGTTGGATGATGTTGTGGTGGTTGGTTACGGTACGCAGAAAAAATCTGACTTAACCGGCTCCATCACAGGAATGAAAGAGAAGGAAATTGCCCAGGCCAAGTCTGTGTCGTTCATGGAAGCGATGCAGGGCAGACTGGCTGGTGTGCAGGTTACTTCCTCTTCTGGCGAACCCGGTAGCGCTGTTAACGTAACCATCCGGGGTACGAATTCATTCAATTCGGGCACGCAGCCGCTATATGTGATAGATGGGGTTCAAATTGATGTAAATAATGGTGAAGCAGCCGCCTCAGGCATAGGTAGCACTGCCTTGACTAACCCACTTTCCGGAATCAATCCTTCTGACATTGCATCAATTGAGGTGCTTAAAGATGCTTCGGCGACAGCCATATTCGGCTCCAGGGGTGCAAATGGGGTCATCGTTATTTCTACTAAGACAGGAAAAAACAATACTTCTTCATTGGAAGTCAATACGTATGGCGGTCTGGCATACAATCCGCGCCATATTCAAATGCTTGGTGCACAGGAGTACGCCAATTTCAGGTTAGAAAATGGAACTGCAGATGCTAATTATGCGATCGACCTGAACAACGATCAGATATTCGATGTGGTTAAGGACATGAGTAATGTTCCATCACAAGATTGGCAAAAGCAAGCGCTTCGCACTGCGGCGATTCAAAGTTACAATGTGAGCTATAGCGGAGGAAATGCCAAAACAAACTTTTTAGTGTCCCCTTCTTATTTGAACCAGCAAGGTTTAATTTTAAACAATAAATACCAACGTTATGGCTTGCTGATGAAAATAAACCATAACGCCACCAACCGTCTAAAACTTGGCGCTAATGTGAACCTTTCTCATGCTATTGGTTCTGGTGTGGCATCAAACGGAGGTAACGAGGTGCGGAATTACAATGGTCTAATTCAGAACATATTGCTCACCAGGCCTGTAAATGCACCGGATCCAACACAATTATCGCTTGATCCGGATGGCGGGGCTTTTTCAAATCCGGTAGATTTTGCAAAACTTTCTTTCAAAACGAGTCCGCTTTCGAGAATATTGACAGATGTTAATGCCAATTACAAAATAATCAACGGACTGAATTTAGACGTTCGTGCCGGCGCAGTAATGACTTTTTCTAAAAATGGTGAATTTTATCCGACTACGGTATCCTGGGGATTTCCAACAAATGGACTTGCTTTGCTGAATACAAGCAATTCAACCAATTGGTATCAAACCAGTACGTTAACCTATAACAAACGTTTTGCAAAACATCATTCCATTACTGCACTCTTAGGTTTTGAAGTCAACTCTTACCAAATTGAGAGCTTTCGTTGGCAAGGCCAGGGATTCGATGTACAGAACATCAATCCACTTGACAACATATCTACTGCGAAAGTATTGCCACAACCTCCAAGTACCGATAAACAACGTTACATCAGGGTTTCAGAGTTTGCAAGGTTAAATTACTCTTTCAAAAACAGGTACTTACTAACCGCAACACTTCGTAATGATGCCTCCTCTAAACTTGCTGAGAACAATAAATCATCTCTGTTTCCTAGTTTGGGATTAGCCTGGAGGGCATCTGAGGAAGATTTTATGAAAAACCAAAGTATTGTAACAGAATTGAAAATCCGGGGAAGTTTCGGTTTAACTGGTAATGAACGTATACCACCTTACCAGTCGCTCGCAACGCTTTCTCCTGTTTACTATTCAGCAGCGAACAATACCTCTACACTGGGTTTCGCCCCGGGTACAATTGCTAACCCAAGTCTGACCTGGGAAACTACGCATTCTTACGACTTAGGACTAGACATTGGATTATGGAAAGATCGAATAAGCCTGACGGCCGATGTCTATCTTAAACAAACCAAAGATTTGCTGTTGCAAGCCGATATTCCCTCGCAAAGCGGGTTTATGCGCCAATATCAAAACTTAGGGCAGATCGATAATAAAGGACTTGAACTGGCGCTGAATACAGTAAACATAAAAAAAGAAAACTTTTCATGGAGCAGTAATATCAACATGACCTTAAACCGCAATAAAGTGGTTTCCCTGGGCAGTGTAGGTTACATACCTGTTACCGTTTATGGCGGAGCAATGTCTACCGTGGGACGTGTGATTCAAGGACAGCCAATTGGTACAGGCTATGGATATGTATATGACGGCATTTATCAGATACGTGATTTTACCATTAAAAATACGGCAGGTACCATAATTGATCCGGTAACCATCACCAATGCAAATCTTAATAGTTATACCTACTCCGTAAATTCAGGTACCCCAACGATGTCATCTCGTGCACCAAGACCCGGTGATATAAAATTCAAAGACTTGAACAGTGACGGTAAAATTGACGATAATGACAAGATTGTCATCAGCAATAGTAACCCAAAACATTATGGTGGGTTCAGTAATAACTTTACTTACAAAAACCTTGATCTCAGTGTATTATTTAACTGGTCTTATGGGAATGAAGTGCTCAACCTCGGACGTTCCCGATTAGAAGGAGGCCAGTCGCCATTTGGCAATTTAACGGAAACGTACTGGACAAATCGTTGGCTCGTGGAAAACCCTTCCAATGAGTATCCACGCCTTTCAGGACAAGGGAAATTAGATGTTTCCTCCTATTATACTGAAGATGCTTCATTTCTTAGACTAAGGAATGTGACCCTTGGATATAATTTGAACAATGTTAGCGTGCTTAAAAAAGCAGGTATCTCCGGTTTGCGCATGTATGTAACTGGCGTTAATTTATATACCTGGACAAATTACAGTGGTTTTGATCCGGAGATTAATTCATATTCTGCATTGTTGCCTGGGGTAGACAACATTTCTTACCCACGTGAACGATCATTCATTTTTGGACTTAACATTAAATTTTAA
- a CDS encoding RagB/SusD family nutrient uptake outer membrane protein, giving the protein MKHIFILIMTGVAVLCGSCKKMLEEKPYSILSTVNFYKTSADAELALTGVYDVLNTPSIQGLGNQALWGRGMHYMTNLGVDDLTQDVRFTIGVPELVPFYNHTYTGENLLIWYSYFSFYAGINRANFIIEKVPDINMNAVRKAQIIAEAQFFRGMFYMYLGWMWGGVPLVIGTTPDISSPRAPLEKILQQAEADLKAAYEVLPPRNSSPGRVNKYTAAGFLAKVYLYEASCKQNNVGQSLNFPLNSFDWVNQSEAYNQALKYAKDVYDNSGYKMIKPYANLFLSATEAAAREENMMIVQAGAGGNQEYILFSQLSGPRGDYRKNAGTNGFLRPVRESYSKFNANDGRISSYSGYLSTTTNFVTINNNNYYVADAVLSNLSNLCTNKWREDDPNARAARGVVVWGGEADFAILRFADVVLMYAEARFQTGDEAGARTLLREVRLRACNDDVNKVNTITTAYFKASFMDELMDERLRELAAEGWRRFDLIRTGRIASVINSLSTSVMFTGQEPVSIKQNFQPYKIWYPIPSRDLATNTNLIPNPEYR; this is encoded by the coding sequence ATGAAACATATTTTTATTTTAATCATGACCGGCGTTGCAGTACTCTGCGGTTCCTGCAAAAAAATGCTGGAAGAAAAGCCTTACTCTATCCTGTCTACCGTAAATTTTTACAAGACTTCAGCGGATGCGGAACTTGCGCTTACCGGTGTCTATGATGTGCTCAACACACCAAGTATTCAGGGGTTAGGAAATCAGGCACTCTGGGGAAGGGGTATGCACTACATGACCAATCTAGGTGTTGATGACCTCACGCAAGATGTCCGGTTTACCATTGGAGTGCCCGAACTGGTCCCATTTTACAATCACACTTATACAGGAGAAAACTTATTGATTTGGTATTCCTATTTTTCATTTTATGCAGGGATTAACCGCGCTAATTTTATCATCGAGAAGGTGCCTGACATTAACATGAACGCAGTCAGAAAAGCACAGATCATTGCTGAAGCTCAATTTTTCCGTGGAATGTTTTACATGTATCTCGGCTGGATGTGGGGCGGCGTGCCTCTGGTTATAGGAACAACTCCTGATATTTCCTCTCCCAGAGCTCCCCTGGAAAAGATTTTACAGCAGGCTGAAGCTGATTTAAAGGCGGCATATGAGGTGCTTCCGCCTAGAAACTCCAGCCCTGGAAGGGTAAATAAATACACTGCTGCGGGCTTCCTTGCTAAGGTATACTTATACGAGGCATCATGTAAACAAAATAATGTGGGCCAATCGCTAAATTTTCCGTTGAATAGTTTTGACTGGGTGAATCAAAGTGAGGCTTATAATCAAGCTTTAAAATATGCCAAAGATGTTTACGACAATAGCGGTTATAAAATGATCAAGCCTTACGCCAATTTATTTCTTTCAGCAACTGAAGCTGCCGCAAGGGAAGAGAATATGATGATCGTACAGGCCGGTGCAGGTGGAAATCAGGAATATATTCTTTTCTCGCAGTTGTCCGGGCCAAGGGGTGATTACAGAAAGAATGCCGGAACAAATGGTTTTCTGCGTCCGGTTAGGGAGTCTTATTCAAAATTTAACGCCAACGATGGTCGCATTTCCTCGTACAGTGGTTACTTGAGCACCACAACGAATTTTGTAACCATCAACAATAACAACTACTACGTTGCAGATGCTGTTTTATCTAACCTTAGTAACCTTTGTACAAACAAATGGCGGGAAGACGATCCCAACGCGCGGGCGGCACGTGGGGTGGTCGTTTGGGGCGGTGAGGCCGACTTTGCTATTTTACGTTTTGCGGATGTGGTGTTGATGTACGCTGAAGCCCGCTTCCAAACGGGTGATGAAGCCGGGGCGAGAACCTTACTCCGGGAAGTTAGGTTAAGGGCTTGCAATGACGATGTTAATAAAGTAAATACAATTACGACTGCCTATTTTAAAGCTAGTTTTATGGATGAGCTTATGGACGAGCGCTTGCGGGAATTGGCTGCTGAAGGATGGAGAAGATTTGATTTAATAAGAACAGGCAGAATCGCATCCGTTATAAATTCACTGAGCACCAGTGTAATGTTTACCGGGCAGGAACCCGTATCCATTAAACAAAATTTCCAGCCTTATAAAATTTGGTATCCTATTCCAAGCCGTGATTTGGCCACGAACACCAACCTTATTCCAAATCCAGAATATAGATAG
- a CDS encoding GH92 family glycosyl hydrolase has translation MNLRKHLFWIIFFGQTSLFTYAQRMEKVKYVNPFIGTAGTGHTFPGATLPGGMVQLSPETGYAGWKYCAGYRYEDKSILGFSHTHLSGTGALDLGDILLMPFTGEVSPKEDYKSEFSHADEQASPGYYSVRLKSFDVNAELTASAHVGMHRYTYPARQSGHLLLDLRHGLVGESPGRLESHVIESNFKREDRQTLSGYTITKGWAGRKHVYFVLQLNQPFTSYTWISDSTANRNQRVVFNFKSLKDSQLLVKVGISSVSIENARANLNAEIDHWNFDKVRRSAEQSWERELSSIDIDGTKQQKEIFYTALYHALIAPNNIADVNGQYRGEDNKVYQSANKTYYSTLSLWDTFRALNPLYTILYPAKTNAIVASMIDHYNVAGYLPIWTLWGHENHCMIGNHAIPIIADAYLKGIRNYDTGKAYEAMFNSLTVNHKNSDWSLYTKYGYLPSDLFKVESVSTTLENGIDDWSLAQVAKAMNKQADFVTFSKRSGFYKNLFDPSTGLMRGKNSNGKWVVPFDPLKISHASTSGGDYTEGNAWQYSWHVMQDPDGLIKLMGGKRKFVNKLDSLFTLESKVYGDGATADITGLIGQYVQGNEPSHHVAYLYTLAGEPYKAQKRINGIVNTLYSNAPDGLSGNDDCGQMSAWYIFSTLGFYPVNPASGQYVFGVPAFKKVVLKVGDKKFIIKAENLGDHNPYILETRLNGKPYKLPWLKHTDLLEGGELTFKMGDTRQ, from the coding sequence ATGAATTTAAGAAAGCATTTGTTTTGGATTATATTCTTTGGGCAGACGAGTTTATTCACGTATGCCCAAAGGATGGAGAAAGTAAAATACGTCAATCCTTTTATCGGCACAGCGGGTACTGGACATACGTTCCCTGGTGCCACTCTTCCGGGTGGCATGGTACAGTTAAGTCCGGAAACGGGTTATGCCGGCTGGAAATATTGCGCTGGATACCGTTACGAAGACAAGTCTATATTGGGCTTCTCACACACGCACTTAAGTGGTACCGGAGCCTTAGATCTGGGTGATATATTATTGATGCCATTCACTGGGGAAGTTTCTCCTAAGGAGGATTACAAAAGTGAGTTTTCACATGCAGATGAACAGGCAAGTCCTGGTTATTATTCGGTACGCTTAAAAAGCTTTGATGTGAATGCCGAACTCACCGCTTCAGCTCATGTAGGTATGCACCGGTATACTTATCCTGCCCGGCAAAGCGGACATCTTTTGCTTGATTTGCGTCATGGTTTGGTGGGAGAAAGTCCCGGACGTTTAGAAAGCCATGTGATAGAAAGTAACTTTAAACGTGAAGATCGACAAACGCTTTCTGGCTACACCATAACCAAGGGTTGGGCGGGCAGGAAACACGTCTATTTTGTATTGCAATTAAACCAGCCATTTACCAGTTATACCTGGATTTCTGACTCTACTGCAAATCGCAACCAGCGGGTCGTTTTTAATTTCAAATCACTTAAAGATTCGCAATTGCTGGTTAAAGTGGGTATCTCCTCTGTAAGTATAGAAAATGCAAGGGCCAACCTCAATGCCGAAATCGACCATTGGAATTTCGATAAGGTACGTAGGTCAGCTGAACAAAGCTGGGAACGGGAACTGTCGAGTATAGATATTGATGGCACGAAGCAGCAGAAGGAGATCTTTTATACAGCACTGTACCATGCCCTCATTGCACCTAATAACATTGCAGATGTGAACGGTCAATACAGAGGTGAGGATAATAAGGTGTATCAGTCTGCCAACAAAACTTATTATTCCACACTATCCTTATGGGATACTTTTCGGGCACTCAATCCTTTGTATACCATTCTTTATCCAGCGAAAACCAATGCCATTGTGGCCAGCATGATAGACCACTACAACGTAGCAGGATATTTGCCCATCTGGACATTGTGGGGGCATGAAAATCATTGCATGATTGGCAATCATGCCATTCCTATAATCGCAGATGCATACCTGAAAGGGATAAGGAACTATGATACAGGAAAAGCATATGAAGCCATGTTTAACAGCTTAACCGTAAATCACAAGAATTCAGACTGGAGCCTTTATACAAAGTACGGCTATCTGCCTTCTGATCTTTTTAAAGTTGAGTCTGTTTCTACAACGCTTGAAAATGGGATCGACGATTGGAGTTTGGCCCAAGTGGCAAAGGCAATGAACAAGCAGGCCGATTTTGTAACCTTTTCCAAGCGTTCTGGATTTTACAAAAACCTCTTTGATCCCTCCACTGGACTCATGCGTGGAAAGAATAGCAATGGTAAATGGGTTGTGCCCTTTGATCCACTTAAAATTTCTCATGCTTCAACGTCTGGTGGTGATTACACGGAAGGTAATGCTTGGCAATATAGCTGGCACGTGATGCAGGATCCCGATGGACTTATCAAATTGATGGGTGGAAAAAGAAAGTTTGTGAACAAATTGGACAGCCTTTTTACGCTTGAATCCAAAGTGTACGGAGATGGGGCAACTGCAGATATTACGGGTTTGATCGGGCAGTATGTGCAGGGTAACGAGCCTAGTCATCATGTAGCCTATTTGTATACACTTGCAGGCGAACCATATAAAGCCCAAAAGAGAATAAATGGTATTGTTAATACGCTATACAGCAATGCTCCAGATGGCTTAAGTGGAAATGACGATTGCGGACAAATGAGTGCATGGTATATTTTCAGTACGCTGGGTTTTTATCCTGTTAATCCGGCTTCAGGACAGTATGTGTTCGGTGTGCCTGCATTTAAAAAAGTGGTTTTAAAAGTGGGTGATAAAAAGTTTATTATCAAAGCTGAAAATCTTGGGGATCACAACCCATATATCTTGGAAACCAGGCTTAATGGCAAGCCTTACAAACTACCATGGCTCAAACATACGGATTTATTAGAGGGTGGAGAACTCACATTTAAAATGGGCGACACAAGGCAATAG
- a CDS encoding SGNH/GDSL hydrolase family protein: protein MTNILKVVMATSCLAVLTSFLIEKPKKLFLLGDSISLQYGRDLQAFLKDRYVIERKTGDSIAFTNLDIPVGSNGGDSRMVLKYLRMQVDDPAFKPDLFMLNCGLHDVKRDPKTSKIAVEETDYRKNLEQIYTLVSQKKIPMIWIRTTGIIDSIHRKNKGFGRFIKDINRYNEIADEVFSAHHIPEIDLYSFTEMQGINRFVDHAHYTPEVRKLQAAYIAGFLNLWSQNKLQTNKK from the coding sequence ATGACAAATATTTTAAAAGTGGTTATGGCTACCAGTTGCTTAGCCGTACTTACTTCGTTTTTAATCGAAAAACCAAAAAAACTTTTTCTTTTGGGCGATAGCATCTCCTTGCAATACGGACGTGACTTGCAAGCATTTCTTAAAGATAGATATGTAATTGAGCGAAAAACGGGTGATTCAATAGCGTTTACTAACCTCGATATCCCGGTGGGATCAAATGGAGGCGACTCTCGTATGGTATTAAAATACCTGCGTATGCAAGTGGATGATCCGGCATTTAAACCTGATCTATTTATGCTCAATTGTGGCCTACATGACGTTAAACGCGATCCGAAAACGAGCAAGATTGCTGTTGAAGAAACCGACTACCGTAAAAATCTGGAACAGATTTATACACTCGTCTCACAAAAAAAAATTCCAATGATCTGGATCAGAACTACTGGAATCATTGATTCTATTCATCGTAAAAATAAGGGTTTTGGAAGATTTATTAAAGATATAAATCGATATAATGAAATTGCCGATGAGGTTTTCAGCGCACACCACATACCTGAAATTGACCTTTATTCTTTTACCGAAATGCAAGGTATCAATCGCTTTGTTGACCATGCACACTACACACCCGAGGTACGGAAACTACAGGCCGCATATATAGCCGGCTTCTTGAATTTATGGAGCCAGAATAAGTTGCAAACAAACAAAAAATAA